The segment TCGTCGGTTCCGTTTGGAACCAAGAGGGAATGCGGTAAGGGTAAAAATTTGCCCAATGCCGTGGCTGCCCCCGCAACTGTGTGCGGTAGTCCTCTCCATATGCCACTGAAGAGTTCTTCGGGATGATCTCTTCGGGAAGGTGGGGAAGGGCGCTGATCCGCGAGCCAGGAGACCTGCCGGCGACAGGAGAACTGACTTCTATGCCCTCGGGTGGAGGGCGAAAGGACAAGACATGAATTCCGTCTCGCTCGGCGCTTCCGTCTCCTCGCAGTCGCGCTTCGTGCAATTGGCGCTTGCTGCATTTCTCGGCGTTTTTGTCATGGGTTTTGTCGGCTTCTCGCATATCGATGCGGTCCACAATGCCGCCCACGACTATCGCCATTCGATGGGCTTTCCCTGCCACTGACAAGGGGCTGACACGATGACACTGTTTCGCAACGTCGTGTTCATCGCGGCGATCGCAGGGCTTGTCGCCGGCGTCGTTCTCGCCTGCATGCAGGCCTACGCCACGGTGCCGCTCATCCTCAAGGCGGAAGTCTACGAACAGGCCGGTGGTGGCCACACGCATGACCATGGTTTGGCGCCGGCCGCGCCAGGCGGCAATGCCATGAGCAGCGCCGTGCCGGCTGAAGCAGCCACCGCGGAAGAGGAAGGCTGGGCGCCGGCCGACGGTTTTGAACGCTTCGCTTTCAACGTCGTTGCCAATGTCGTCACCGGCATCGGCTTTGCGCTGACCCTGGTCGCTGCTTCGGAGTTCGCCGGCGGCATCGGCAATTGGCGTCAGGGCCTGTTCTGGGGCTTTGCCGGCTTTGCCGTATTCACGCTGGCCCCGAACCTTGGCTTGCCGCCAGAACTGCCGGCGATGCCGACGGCCGATCTCGCCCAGCGCCAGATCTGGTGGACGGCGACGGTGGTGGCGACCGCGGCCGGTCTCGGCCTGCTCGCCTTTCGCAAATCGCTGCCGTTGGCGGTGATTGCCGTGGCGTTGATCGTGGCGCCGCATATTGTCGGCGCGCCGCAGCCCGAAAATTTCGAATCGCCGATCCCGGAAGGCCTGCACCACCAGTTCGTGGTGGCGGTGACGCTGACCAATCTGGTGTTCTGGCTGGTGCTCGGCGCTGTCGTCGGCCTGGTGCGCGGCCGCTTGACCGGCACCGCAACCGGCCTGCGCGAAAACCTTGCCTGATCGCGCTGCTCCAGGCAGCAAGCTGACCCTGGTCATCGGCGGCGCACGCTCGGGCAAGAGCGCGCATGCCGAAAGCCTGGTGACGGCCTGCCCGGCGCCGTGGGCTTATATCGCCACGGCGCAAACCTATGACGACGAGATGCGCGAGCGCATCGCGCTGCACCGGGCGCGGCGCGGCGACGGCTGGACGACCATCGACGCGCCGCTCGATCTCGTCGACGCGATCGGGGCGCTGCCTGACGGCCGGCCCGTCCTGATCGACTGCCT is part of the Mesorhizobium sp. L-2-11 genome and harbors:
- a CDS encoding CbtB domain-containing protein translates to MNSVSLGASVSSQSRFVQLALAAFLGVFVMGFVGFSHIDAVHNAAHDYRHSMGFPCH
- a CDS encoding CbtA family protein — its product is MTLFRNVVFIAAIAGLVAGVVLACMQAYATVPLILKAEVYEQAGGGHTHDHGLAPAAPGGNAMSSAVPAEAATAEEEGWAPADGFERFAFNVVANVVTGIGFALTLVAASEFAGGIGNWRQGLFWGFAGFAVFTLAPNLGLPPELPAMPTADLAQRQIWWTATVVATAAGLGLLAFRKSLPLAVIAVALIVAPHIVGAPQPENFESPIPEGLHHQFVVAVTLTNLVFWLVLGAVVGLVRGRLTGTATGLRENLA